The following proteins are co-located in the Deinococcus metallilatus genome:
- a CDS encoding manganese catalase family protein, whose amino-acid sequence MFHHVKELQFNARVSGPDPRFASLLLEQFGGANGELKAALQYFVQSYSARQAYPDKYDMLMDIATEEFSHLEIVGATITMLLDGLNGDLKDAAERSDLMRLVRGAGGVDQKDQMIHEAMVNPQFFALTGGGPRLTDSQGVPFSGAYINSNGDLTVDLRSNIAAESRAKIVYEYLMQFTDDPYVKDTLRFLMTREIAHFQMFSAALDSIQPNFPPGILQGDPRYTHTYFNLSTGASSRGPWNEGQGPWGPGESWEYVEDPIQAVIQTGGLVHFQPSVPVPSEQDVQQMNQQLSKERSGEIKSMVPQGDNQWCSYPQDQLASPMGIQDKSK is encoded by the coding sequence ATGTTCCACCACGTCAAGGAGTTGCAGTTCAACGCCCGTGTCTCCGGCCCCGACCCCAGGTTCGCCAGCCTGCTGCTGGAGCAGTTCGGCGGCGCCAACGGGGAACTCAAGGCCGCCCTGCAATACTTCGTGCAGTCCTACAGCGCCCGGCAGGCGTACCCCGACAAGTACGACATGCTGATGGACATCGCCACCGAGGAATTCAGCCACCTGGAGATCGTCGGGGCCACCATCACCATGCTGCTGGACGGGCTGAACGGGGACCTCAAGGACGCGGCGGAACGCAGCGACCTGATGCGGCTGGTGCGCGGCGCGGGCGGGGTGGACCAGAAGGACCAGATGATCCACGAGGCGATGGTCAACCCGCAGTTCTTCGCGCTGACCGGCGGCGGGCCGCGGCTCACCGACAGCCAGGGCGTGCCCTTCAGCGGCGCCTACATCAACAGCAACGGCGACCTCACGGTGGACCTGAGGAGCAACATCGCCGCCGAGTCGCGCGCCAAGATCGTGTACGAGTACCTGATGCAGTTCACCGACGATCCCTACGTCAAGGACACCCTGCGCTTCCTGATGACGCGCGAGATCGCGCACTTCCAGATGTTCAGCGCGGCGCTCGACAGCATCCAGCCCAACTTCCCGCCCGGCATCCTGCAAGGCGACCCGCGCTACACCCACACCTACTTCAACCTGTCCACCGGCGCCAGCTCACGCGGCCCCTGGAACGAGGGGCAGGGGCCCTGGGGACCCGGCGAGAGCTGGGAATACGTGGAGGACCCCATTCAGGCGGTGATCCAGACCGGCGGCCTGGTCCACTTCCAGCCGTCTGTGCCCGTTCCGTCCGAGCAGGACGTTCAGCAGATGAACCAGCAGCTCAGCAAGGAGCGCAGCGGCGAGATCAAGAGCATGGTGCCGCAGGGCGACAACCAGTGGTGCAGCTACCCGCAGGACCAGCTCGCCAGTCCGATGGGCATTCAGGACAAGTCGAAGTAA
- a CDS encoding DsbA family oxidoreductase — translation MSAPHPQGEAPDMAPIEVTYYTDPLCAWSWAFEPQWRRLRYEFGSQVRWRYRMGGLIPSWEGFTDPLNDVSRPIQLGPLWVQVHHTSGMPLDDRLWFADPPASSYPACLAVKAAGLQSPWAAELYLRRTREAVMTEARNIARRDVLEALADEVAGASPGVLDPERLRRDLDGEEARAAFRDDLMEARYRRIERFPALTVRRGERGVVLIGYRPYPALLDALLRVAPDVPRRQVTDAQAYAAYWGSVLPAELAEALKGQATPPQPAC, via the coding sequence GTGAGCGCACCGCACCCGCAGGGGGAAGCCCCGGACATGGCCCCCATCGAGGTCACCTACTACACCGACCCGCTGTGTGCCTGGAGCTGGGCCTTTGAGCCGCAGTGGCGCCGCCTGCGCTACGAGTTCGGGTCGCAGGTGCGCTGGCGCTACCGCATGGGCGGCCTGATTCCGAGCTGGGAGGGCTTCACCGACCCCCTCAACGATGTCAGCCGTCCCATCCAGCTGGGGCCACTGTGGGTGCAGGTGCATCACACCTCCGGCATGCCGCTCGACGACCGGCTGTGGTTTGCCGACCCGCCCGCCTCCTCGTACCCGGCCTGCCTGGCGGTGAAGGCGGCGGGGTTGCAGTCGCCCTGGGCCGCCGAACTGTACCTGCGGCGCACCCGCGAGGCTGTCATGACCGAGGCCCGGAATATCGCGCGGCGGGACGTGCTGGAGGCGCTGGCGGACGAGGTGGCGGGAGCTTCCCCCGGTGTCCTCGACCCCGAGCGCCTGCGCCGCGACCTGGACGGGGAGGAGGCGCGGGCCGCCTTCCGCGACGACCTGATGGAGGCCCGCTACCGCCGCATCGAGCGGTTTCCGGCGCTGACCGTGCGCCGGGGCGAGCGCGGCGTCGTCCTCATCGGCTACCGGCCCTACCCGGCGCTTCTGGACGCGCTGCTGAGGGTCGCGCCGGACGTGCCGCGCCGTCAGGTGACGGACGCCCAGGCCTACGCTGCCTACTGGGGCAGCGTCCTTCCCGCCGAACTGGCCGAAGCCCTCAAAGGCCAGGCCACGCCGCCCCAACCTGCCTGCTGA
- a CDS encoding single-stranded-DNA-specific exonuclease RecJ produces the protein MKPGFRLPEARWLLAPPASREALLESMRTWGVAPPLAQVLQGRGLTPAHLDPPLGLTPNPALREAARRIVRAIRAGRRIRIHGDYDADGVSATATLVLGLREVGADIHGFIPHRLNEGYGIHPGKVEEHAAACDLLVTVDCGVTNLEEVRALLARGVEVIVTDHHAPGPDYPECLVVHPHLTTSYDPDLHNLTGAGVAYHLLWAVREELGLPAPLELTGVATLGTIADVAPLVGENRALVRAGLDALAASTLPGIQALLNAKKVERPSARDVSFLLAPLVNAAGRLGEADLALNLLITASDHEARTLATYLEARNQERRVLQDRMYEEALGLADPEEPAIVVTKADWHAGVMGIVASKLVEAFHKPVYIVAQGKGSVRSTPGISAVEGLRYSHDLLKRYGGHPGAAGFAVEEANFGALRDRLHAYVRQFPRPVPLYRLDAPLPTLGATPELVSQAAAFEPYGTGHAPPLWHVREPFTGTRLVGKRGTSLQFQVGGLRGIKHGERDAAPGERDLAAHLVSSEWRGQARMELHGQALRPPARLGLDSPWTGAPALPRLDPREAMSHLRAGASAYADRAVAEYLGNQVPGLTLLAPGAPHPGGELILYALPPEPDLIRWLAGGRVAFAFGPKTLAELEGSLSRHHLGPPPASPLAGKLEEAADAYRRWQWAHLYRVLDDAGWNAAVRHLLGLEGGQAQPQERALAAAED, from the coding sequence ATGAAACCCGGCTTCCGGCTGCCCGAGGCCCGCTGGCTGCTCGCGCCGCCCGCCAGCCGCGAGGCTCTGCTGGAGAGCATGCGGACCTGGGGGGTGGCGCCGCCGCTCGCGCAGGTGCTCCAGGGGCGCGGCCTGACTCCGGCCCACCTCGACCCGCCGCTGGGCCTCACGCCCAACCCGGCCCTGCGGGAGGCGGCCCGGCGCATCGTGCGGGCGATCCGGGCGGGGCGGCGCATCCGCATTCACGGGGATTACGACGCGGACGGCGTGAGCGCGACCGCCACCCTGGTCCTGGGGCTGCGGGAGGTGGGGGCCGACATTCACGGCTTCATCCCCCACCGGTTGAACGAGGGCTACGGCATTCACCCCGGCAAGGTGGAGGAACACGCCGCCGCCTGTGACCTGCTGGTAACAGTGGACTGCGGCGTGACCAACCTGGAGGAGGTGCGGGCGCTGCTCGCGCGCGGCGTGGAGGTCATCGTGACCGACCACCACGCGCCCGGCCCCGACTACCCGGAATGCCTGGTCGTTCACCCGCACCTGACCACCAGCTATGACCCCGACCTGCACAACCTCACGGGCGCGGGGGTGGCCTACCACCTGCTGTGGGCCGTGCGGGAGGAGCTGGGTCTGCCCGCGCCGCTTGAATTGACGGGTGTGGCGACGCTGGGCACGATTGCCGACGTGGCCCCGCTGGTCGGCGAGAACCGGGCGCTGGTGCGGGCGGGCCTGGACGCGCTGGCGGCCTCGACCCTGCCCGGCATCCAGGCCCTGCTGAACGCCAAGAAGGTCGAGCGGCCCTCGGCGCGGGACGTGTCCTTTCTGCTCGCGCCGCTGGTCAATGCGGCCGGGCGGCTGGGCGAGGCCGACCTGGCGCTGAACCTCCTCATCACGGCCAGCGACCACGAGGCGCGCACCCTCGCGACCTATCTGGAGGCCCGCAACCAGGAGCGGCGGGTGCTGCAAGACCGCATGTACGAGGAGGCGCTGGGGCTGGCCGACCCCGAGGAACCCGCCATCGTGGTGACGAAGGCGGACTGGCACGCGGGCGTGATGGGCATCGTGGCGAGCAAGCTGGTCGAGGCCTTTCACAAGCCGGTGTACATCGTCGCGCAGGGCAAGGGGTCGGTGCGGAGCACGCCCGGCATCAGCGCCGTCGAGGGCCTGCGCTACAGCCATGACCTGCTGAAACGCTACGGCGGGCACCCGGGCGCGGCGGGCTTCGCCGTCGAGGAAGCGAACTTCGGGGCGCTGCGGGACCGGCTGCACGCCTACGTGCGGCAGTTTCCCCGCCCGGTCCCGCTCTACCGCCTGGACGCACCGCTGCCCACCCTCGGCGCGACGCCCGAGCTGGTCAGCCAGGCCGCCGCCTTCGAGCCGTACGGCACCGGGCACGCCCCGCCCCTCTGGCATGTGCGCGAACCGTTCACCGGCACGCGGCTGGTGGGAAAACGCGGCACCAGCCTGCAATTCCAGGTCGGGGGCCTGCGCGGCATCAAGCACGGCGAGCGCGACGCGGCCCCCGGCGAGCGCGACCTCGCCGCGCATCTGGTGAGCAGCGAGTGGCGCGGGCAGGCCCGGATGGAACTGCATGGGCAGGCCCTGCGCCCGCCCGCCCGCCTGGGCCTCGACAGCCCCTGGACCGGCGCCCCGGCCCTCCCCCGCCTCGACCCCAGGGAAGCGATGAGCCACCTGCGGGCCGGGGCCAGTGCCTACGCCGACAGAGCGGTGGCCGAATACCTGGGCAACCAGGTGCCCGGGCTGACGCTCCTCGCCCCCGGCGCCCCGCACCCCGGCGGCGAACTGATCCTGTACGCCCTGCCGCCTGAACCCGACCTGATCCGCTGGCTGGCCGGGGGCCGGGTGGCCTTTGCCTTCGGCCCCAAGACCCTGGCGGAGCTGGAAGGTTCCCTGTCGCGCCACCACCTCGGCCCGCCGCCCGCGAGTCCCCTCGCAGGCAAGCTGGAGGAGGCGGCCGACGCCTACCGCCGCTGGCAGTGGGCGCACCTGTACCGGGTGCTGGACGACGCGGGCTGGAATGCCGCCGTCCGTCACCTGCTGGGGTTGGAAGGTGGACAGGCCCAGCCGCAGGAACGGGCGCTCGCCGCCGCAGAAGACTGA